From Bradyrhizobium sp. AZCC 1610:
GGCCGAACGGGTTGCCGATCGCAAACGCAATTTGACCGACCTTGAGATCGCTCGAACTGCCAAGCGCCACCGGCGGTGGCAATTGGCGGGGATTCCTGATCCGCAGCACTGCGAGGTCGTAGTTCGGCGCCACGCCGACGATTGAAGCTTGGGCCACCTCGCCTGAGGCGAAGCGAACGGCAACCTCGCGGCCATTTTGGACAACGTGATTGTTGGTGACGACATGGCCGTTATTGTCCCAGACAAAACCGGTCCCCGAGGCTGCCGCGCCGGCTTCCGAGCCTTCGTCGTCGGCGAACGGATTGGTGACAGCGGATCGCGCCGCGACCTGCACCACCGACGGCGAGACGCGCTCGAAAAGCTCTATGTTGGCGCGCTCGGCCTCGGACAGCGGTCCCCGCTGGTCGACGGTCCGGGCGGTCGAGTTGGTCCACGGACCGTAGCGAATATTGATGTTGGAGACGGTCAGCGCCACCAACACGCCTGCGATAATGGCTGCGAAAAGCACGAAGCGACGGTTCATCTATCACTCACCTGGCAATGCCGCTCCCGTGCGAATGGCAAATAGCAAGCAACGGGCCGTTCAGCCGTTTAAAGTGCCAGCACACCAAACGCCCACACCGGCCGAAAGTTTCCGGTTTTCAGAGACTTGCTGGCGCGCTGAAATCGGCTTTTCAGCAATGATTTAGGTAGCGCGATTTGTCCCGCAAGCCGCGTCCATTGAAACCAAACCTCCCCGTTCCCATTGTCATGGAGGCGCAATCCTGCTCGCCGCAGGTCCCTTTGGATCAGGCGAATGCCCCGACCCGGCTTCCCGTGAGGATCTGCGACCGGAGTTCGATCATGAACAACAAGATGCGTTTCAACCTCGGATATGCGATCGCCGCGATCTTTGCCGTCTTCGTGATTCAGTACTTCATTTCCACGGCCAGCCAGATCGCCATCGTTCCGTACAGCGAGTATCAGCAATTATTGAAGCAGGGGAAAGTCGCGACCGTCGGCATCTCTGACCGCACCGTGCAGGGCACCTTGAAGGAGCCATTGTCTGGCGGACAAACGCGGTTCGTCACCACGCGCGTCGACCAGGAGACCGCGCAAGAGCTCGAGAAATACGGCGTAAAATTCACCGGCCAGATCGAGAGCACTTTTTTGCGCGACCTCCTGTCATGGGTCATGCCGGTGCTGCTGTTCGTCGGCCTGTGGTGGTACATCGGCAAACGCGCCGCGGAAGGTGGCGGCCTTGGCGGCGGCCTGATGGCGATCGGCAAGAGCAAGGCCAAGATCTATGTCGAGGCCGATACCGGCGTGAACTTTTCCGACGTCGCCGGCGTCGACGAAGCCAAGGACGAACTGCGCGAGGTCGTCGACTTCCTGAAAAATCCGACCGACTACGGGCGGCTTGGAGGACGCATGCCCAAGGGCGTGTTGCTGGTCGGTCCGCCCGGCACCGGCAAGACCCTGCTCGCCAAGGCCGTGGCCGGCGAAGCCAAGGTACCATTCTTCTCGATCTCAGGTTCGGAGTTTGTCGAAATGTTCGTTGGTGTCGGCGCGGCGCGGGTGCGCGACCTGTTTCAACAGGCGCACCAGAAGGCGCCGGCGATCATCTTCATCGACGAACTCGACGCACTGGGCCGTGCCCGCGGCATTGGACCCTTTGCCGGCGGGCATGACGAGAAGGAGCAGACGCTCAATCAGTTGCTGGTCGAACTCGACGGCTTCGACTCGCGCTCGGGCCTGGTCATTCTGGCCGCCACCAACCGGCCGGAAATCCTCGATCCGGCGCTGCTGCGTGCGGGCCGCTTCGACCGGCAGGTGCTGGTCGACCGCCCCGACAAGAAGGGACGCATCGAGATCCTCAAGGTGCATGTGAAAAAGGTTCAGCTTGAGTCCAGCGTCGACCCCGAGGCGGTTGCGGCGCTCACGCCGGGCTTCACGGGAGCCGACCTCGCCAATCTAGTCAATGAAGCCGCGCTGCTCGCGACACGCCGTGGCGCCAGTGCGGTTGGAATGACCGACTTCAACAACGCGGTCGAGCGTATGGTCGCGGGGTTGGAGAAGCG
This genomic window contains:
- the ftsH gene encoding ATP-dependent zinc metalloprotease FtsH: MNNKMRFNLGYAIAAIFAVFVIQYFISTASQIAIVPYSEYQQLLKQGKVATVGISDRTVQGTLKEPLSGGQTRFVTTRVDQETAQELEKYGVKFTGQIESTFLRDLLSWVMPVLLFVGLWWYIGKRAAEGGGLGGGLMAIGKSKAKIYVEADTGVNFSDVAGVDEAKDELREVVDFLKNPTDYGRLGGRMPKGVLLVGPPGTGKTLLAKAVAGEAKVPFFSISGSEFVEMFVGVGAARVRDLFQQAHQKAPAIIFIDELDALGRARGIGPFAGGHDEKEQTLNQLLVELDGFDSRSGLVILAATNRPEILDPALLRAGRFDRQVLVDRPDKKGRIEILKVHVKKVQLESSVDPEAVAALTPGFTGADLANLVNEAALLATRRGASAVGMTDFNNAVERMVAGLEKRNRLLNPKEREIVAYHEMGHALIALSLPGVDPVHKVSIIPRGVGALGYTIQRPIEDRFLMTKEELENKMAVLLGGRAAELIVFNHLSTGAADDLRRVTDIARSMVTRYGMSEKLGSIAYERDPGNFLAGADRPFPTREREYAEETAASVDHEVRAIVDRVFERAQSILKARRTILDRAAHKLLQKETLEQSDLEALIRETPKEALRAI